A region of Panicum virgatum strain AP13 chromosome 8N, P.virgatum_v5, whole genome shotgun sequence DNA encodes the following proteins:
- the LOC120685016 gene encoding uncharacterized protein LOC120685016: MEILASVAEAIGGEDRTADLPKELIATSSACLAPATEPTGAYELDVINAEKQSMKLTEEGIILNVADKIGNNETSNLESSEMQIASQFWSKEMFNGDGASNLDDSKTQTKGFYTYLLWEQIRNSQEQDNNSEIYLNQGESLMGLLNANLGYEDLTVGNIQIPALSETIYTADTNPEEMARNAQKQMNPVSRFLTDETRNQNNDTMSNSEIEETTFDANGEREFNTQDEICRNDIFNTLQLEEVESRENCDSEAIIQPVNEATEDILNGEEINGSQVLTEEQLDEFIRREELAASEGNNAAIESKYTPQIGMEFKDRDDAHHFFSFYGFLAGFEVVIAHVTRTTAKKRNNEIYKQEMKCHRYGKEGTKKCEINEEETLIEDGPAEEQKKRRTNVQVRTDCKCVMVVKEDKGIWKVVRLDLEHNHELSPKDRNQLFSGKKI; this comes from the exons ATGGAG ATCCTCGCCTCCGTCGCCGAGGCCATCGGCGGGGAGGACCGCACCGCCGACCTCCCCAAGGAGCTCATCGCCACGTCTTCGGCTTGCTTGGCTCCAGCGACC GAACCTACAGGGGCATATGAACTAGATGTTATAAATGCAGAGAAACAGAGTATGAAGTTAACTGAAGAAGGCATTATTTTGAACGTGGCTGATAAG ATTGGAAACAATGAAACTTCAAATTTGGAATCTTCTGAAATGCAAATAGCAAGCCAATTTTGGTCAAAGGAAATGTTTAATGGAGATGGAGCCAGCAATCTAGATGATAGCAAGACACAGACAAAg GGATTTTATACATATTTGCTATGGGAACAAATCAGAAATTCACAGGAACAGGACAACAATTCAGAGATCTATCTG AACCAAGGAGAATCATTGATGGGCCTTCTAAATGCAAATTTGGGATATGAG GACTTGACAGTGGGGAATATTCAAATACCAGCACTTAGTGAAACAATCTATACTGCTGATACCAATCCAGAGGAGATGGCAAGAAATGCACAAAAGCAG ATGAATCCTGTAAGCAGGTTCTTGACTGATGAAACAAGAAATCAGAACAATGACACAATGTCAAATAGTGAG ATTGAGGAAACAACGTTTGATGCAAATGGAGAAAGGGAATTCAACACACAGGATGAAATCTGCAGGAATGATATTTTCAATACACTACAGTTAGAGGAG GTTGAATCAAGAGAAAACTGTGACTCAGAAGCAATCATTCAGCCAGTAAATGAAGCCACAGAAGACATCTTAAATGGAGAGGAGATAAATGGCAGCCAAGTATTGACAGAAGAGCAACTCGATGAATTCATTAGAAGGGAGGAGTTAGCAGCCTCAGAAGGGAATAATGCAGCAATTGAAAGCAAGTACACACCCCAAATAGGAATGGAATTTAAGGATAGGGATGATGCTCACcacttcttttctttctatgGATTCCTTGCTGGTTTTGAAGTTGTCATTGCTCATGTAACTAGAACTACAGCCAAGAAAAGGAACAATGAGATTTATAAACAGGAGATGAAATGTCATCGCTATGGAAAAGAAGGAACTAAGAAATGTGAGATCAATGAAGAAGAAACACTGATAGAAGATGGGCCAGCAGAAGaacagaaaaaaagaagaacaaatgTCCAGGTCAGAACAGATTGCAAGTGTGTGATGGTTGTAAAGGAAGACAAAGGGATTTGGAAGGTTGTAAGACTTGACTTAGAACATAACCATGAACTTAGTCCAAAAGATAGGAATCAATTATTCAGTGGCAAAAAAATATGA
- the LOC120686402 gene encoding uncharacterized protein LOC120686402 isoform X1, whose amino-acid sequence MNSSGSSRRQNLGNSDAQDDVPCSQYEAEKATNLSSHIPCANLAQFCSSPSGASDAANNACKPSAPLPIPKLHCSPANSTPSNVDNDVIARVMQNLTKNTHFCHNEIKKSDAGPSKIKLDKAKNSSPVVHAKEPAVSAPKKLKHSAIFNANHHTQSDVIMLDKENYYAPDSISPSPKPGMTRFFSKQAASDKDNESPPLSQRTPIVMQTIGCTPHSTQRKSSAVSQRLRNSSSRFNSRLTENHSDSPEVKIVGERSLDDSVRAMSKKSDIMYNSKLQKSAFKGSAPQALCPAPNARSDVNDSQSFSFRARDSTTGGKLPVHGPRRVVKPGPLFKGGCVTGSNSNKFHVSKSEIDNYNSIVKLALSEFQGEDAVNLSGVRCTFWALGDSLKPGGVVKSFVVSVFAYSLFSKPSGHPVNSRRHYFFSNISDQLLKDVDEADQDVLARAFRRSSKASPLNQSNMDHWFVFVVDIKDRMYVILDSVFKKDDEYQVFVRGRLHIMACQFLMYRLVIYFCLQRNSFEIHWDKYVGLDMGFENYEFVYPAVPEQPPENTTDSGIYCMMFLEHWMSTRTSLTTIFSHTDIPHIRIKIANDLVFQPKNLGMKHRVVYFNVKGD is encoded by the exons ATGAATTCTTCTGGATCAAGTAGGAGACAGAATCTTGGCAATTCGG ATGCCCAGGATGATGTCCCTTGTTCTCAATATGAAGCTGAGAAAGCTACAAATCTATCTAGCCATATTCCCTGTGCAAATCTTGCTCAg TTTTGTTCTTCACCTTCTGGAGCTTCTGATGCTGCTAATAACGCTTGCAAACCCTCTGCCCCCTTGCCTATCCCCAAATTGCACTGTTCTCCTGCCAATTCTACACCTTCAAAT GTTGATAACGATGTCATTGCTAGGGTGATGCAAAATTTGACAAAGAACA CACACTTTTGTcataatgaaataaaaaaatcagaTGCTGGTCCATCTAAAATCAAACTTGATAAGGCAAAGAATTCATCACCAGTTGTTCATGCAAAAGAGCCTGCTGTTTCTGCACCTAAGAAATTGAAGCATTCTGCTATTTTTAATGCTAATCATCACACTCAGAGCGACGTGATTATGCTTGACAAGGAGAACTATTATGCTCCTGATTCAATTTCTCCATCTCCTAAGCCAGGCATGACCAGATTTTTTTCTAAGCAG GCTGCTTCTGATAAAGATAATGAATCACCTCCATTATCTCAAAGG ACTCCAATTGTGATGCAAACTATAGGCTGCACTCCTCACAGTACACAAAGGAAATCTTCTGCCGTGTCTCAGCGTCTTAGGAATTCCAGCTCAAGATTTAATTCTCGATTGACTGAAAATCACAGT gATTCTCCTGAAGTTAAGATTGTTGGTGAAAGATCTCTAGATGATAGTGTTCGAGCTATGAGTAAAAAATCTGATATCATGTACAACTCAAAACTTCAGAAATCTGCTTTCAAGGGTTCTGCCCCTCAGGCTTTGTGCCCAGCCCCCAATGCCCGCTCTGATGTAAATGATTCACAATCATTTTCTTTTAGAGCTAGGGATTCTACAACTGGTGGTAAACTTCCTGTCCATGGCCCTAGACGTGTTGTTAAACCTGGACCTTTGTTCAAAGGTGGCTGTGTTACTGGTTCCAATTCCAATAAGTTTCATGTTTCTAAATCTGAGATTGATAATTACAATAGTATTGTCAAGTTGGCTTTATCTGAATTTCAAGG TGAGGATGCAGTCAATCTTTCAGGAGTCCGTTGCACCTTTTGGGCATTAGGAGACTCTCTTAAACCGGGTGGAGTTGTGAAGTCTTTTGTGGTTTCTGTTTTTGCCTACAGTCTGTTCTCAAAACCCAGTGGTCATCCTGTAAATTCAAGACGACATTATTTTTTCTCAAATATTTCT GATCAATTGCTCAAGGATGTAGATGAAGCTGATCAAGATGTGTTGGCTCGAGCTTTTAGAAGATCATCAAAGGCTAGTCCTCTAAATCAATCCAATATG GACCATTGGTTTGTATTTGTTGTAGACATAAAGGATCGTATGTACGTTATCCTTGATTCAGTCTTTAAGAAAGATGATGAGTATCAAGTTTTTGTCCGTGGAAGGCTG CATATTATGGCATGTCAGTTTTTAATGTATAGGCTGGTTATCTATTTTTGTTTGCAGAGAAATTCTTTTGAAATCCACTGGGATAAATATGTGGGTCTGGATATGGGCTTTGAAAATTATGAGTTTGTTTACCCAGCAGTACCTGAACAGCCACCGGAAAATAC CACTGATTCTGGAATTTACTGTATGATGTTTCTTGAACACTGGATGTCAACAAGAACTTCTCTAACAACTATTTTCTCGCACACCGATATACCACATATTCGCATTAAGATTGCAAATGATTTGGTTTTCCAACCGAAGAATTTAGGAATGAAGCATCGAGTTGTCTATTTCAATGTGAAG GGAGACTAA
- the LOC120686402 gene encoding uncharacterized protein LOC120686402 isoform X3, protein MNSSGSSRRQNLGNSDAQDDVPCSQYEAEKATNLSSHIPCANLAQFCSSPSGASDAANNACKPSAPLPIPKLHCSPANSTPSNVDNDVIARVMQNLTKNTHFCHNEIKKSDAGPSKIKLDKAKNSSPVVHAKEPAVSAPKKLKHSAIFNANHHTQSDVIMLDKENYYAPDSISPSPKPGMTRFFSKQAASDKDNESPPLSQRTPIVMQTIGCTPHSTQRKSSAVSQRLRNSSSRFNSRLTENHSDSPEVKIVGERSLDDSVRAMSKKSDIMYNSKLQKSAFKGSAPQALCPAPNARSDVNDSQSFSFRARDSTTGGKLPVHGPRRVVKPGPLFKGGCVTGSNSNKFHVSKSEIDNYNSIVKLALSEFQGEDAVNLSGVRCTFWALGDSLKPGGVVKSFVVSVFAYSLFSKPSGHPVNSRRHYFFSNISDQLLKDVDEADQDVLARAFRRSSKASPLNQSNMDHWFVFVVDIKDRMYVILDSVFKKDDEYQVFVRGRLRNSFEIHWDKYVGLDMGFENYEFVYPAVPEQPPENTTDSGIYCMMFLEHWMSTRTSLTTIFSHTDIPHIRIKIANDLVFQPKNLGMKHRVVYFNVKGD, encoded by the exons ATGAATTCTTCTGGATCAAGTAGGAGACAGAATCTTGGCAATTCGG ATGCCCAGGATGATGTCCCTTGTTCTCAATATGAAGCTGAGAAAGCTACAAATCTATCTAGCCATATTCCCTGTGCAAATCTTGCTCAg TTTTGTTCTTCACCTTCTGGAGCTTCTGATGCTGCTAATAACGCTTGCAAACCCTCTGCCCCCTTGCCTATCCCCAAATTGCACTGTTCTCCTGCCAATTCTACACCTTCAAAT GTTGATAACGATGTCATTGCTAGGGTGATGCAAAATTTGACAAAGAACA CACACTTTTGTcataatgaaataaaaaaatcagaTGCTGGTCCATCTAAAATCAAACTTGATAAGGCAAAGAATTCATCACCAGTTGTTCATGCAAAAGAGCCTGCTGTTTCTGCACCTAAGAAATTGAAGCATTCTGCTATTTTTAATGCTAATCATCACACTCAGAGCGACGTGATTATGCTTGACAAGGAGAACTATTATGCTCCTGATTCAATTTCTCCATCTCCTAAGCCAGGCATGACCAGATTTTTTTCTAAGCAG GCTGCTTCTGATAAAGATAATGAATCACCTCCATTATCTCAAAGG ACTCCAATTGTGATGCAAACTATAGGCTGCACTCCTCACAGTACACAAAGGAAATCTTCTGCCGTGTCTCAGCGTCTTAGGAATTCCAGCTCAAGATTTAATTCTCGATTGACTGAAAATCACAGT gATTCTCCTGAAGTTAAGATTGTTGGTGAAAGATCTCTAGATGATAGTGTTCGAGCTATGAGTAAAAAATCTGATATCATGTACAACTCAAAACTTCAGAAATCTGCTTTCAAGGGTTCTGCCCCTCAGGCTTTGTGCCCAGCCCCCAATGCCCGCTCTGATGTAAATGATTCACAATCATTTTCTTTTAGAGCTAGGGATTCTACAACTGGTGGTAAACTTCCTGTCCATGGCCCTAGACGTGTTGTTAAACCTGGACCTTTGTTCAAAGGTGGCTGTGTTACTGGTTCCAATTCCAATAAGTTTCATGTTTCTAAATCTGAGATTGATAATTACAATAGTATTGTCAAGTTGGCTTTATCTGAATTTCAAGG TGAGGATGCAGTCAATCTTTCAGGAGTCCGTTGCACCTTTTGGGCATTAGGAGACTCTCTTAAACCGGGTGGAGTTGTGAAGTCTTTTGTGGTTTCTGTTTTTGCCTACAGTCTGTTCTCAAAACCCAGTGGTCATCCTGTAAATTCAAGACGACATTATTTTTTCTCAAATATTTCT GATCAATTGCTCAAGGATGTAGATGAAGCTGATCAAGATGTGTTGGCTCGAGCTTTTAGAAGATCATCAAAGGCTAGTCCTCTAAATCAATCCAATATG GACCATTGGTTTGTATTTGTTGTAGACATAAAGGATCGTATGTACGTTATCCTTGATTCAGTCTTTAAGAAAGATGATGAGTATCAAGTTTTTGTCCGTGGAAGGCTG AGAAATTCTTTTGAAATCCACTGGGATAAATATGTGGGTCTGGATATGGGCTTTGAAAATTATGAGTTTGTTTACCCAGCAGTACCTGAACAGCCACCGGAAAATAC CACTGATTCTGGAATTTACTGTATGATGTTTCTTGAACACTGGATGTCAACAAGAACTTCTCTAACAACTATTTTCTCGCACACCGATATACCACATATTCGCATTAAGATTGCAAATGATTTGGTTTTCCAACCGAAGAATTTAGGAATGAAGCATCGAGTTGTCTATTTCAATGTGAAG GGAGACTAA
- the LOC120686402 gene encoding uncharacterized protein LOC120686402 isoform X4 has protein sequence MNSSGSSRRQNLGNSDAQDDVPCSQYEAEKATNLSSHIPCANLAQFCSSPSGASDAANNACKPSAPLPIPKLHCSPANSTPSNVDNDVIARVMQNLTKNTHFCHNEIKKSDAGPSKIKLDKAKNSSPVVHAKEPAVSAPKKLKHSAIFNANHHTQSDVIMLDKENYYAPDSISPSPKPGMTRFFSKQAASDKDNESPPLSQRDSPEVKIVGERSLDDSVRAMSKKSDIMYNSKLQKSAFKGSAPQALCPAPNARSDVNDSQSFSFRARDSTTGGKLPVHGPRRVVKPGPLFKGGCVTGSNSNKFHVSKSEIDNYNSIVKLALSEFQGEDAVNLSGVRCTFWALGDSLKPGGVVKSFVVSVFAYSLFSKPSGHPVNSRRHYFFSNISDQLLKDVDEADQDVLARAFRRSSKASPLNQSNMLFYPTFFQDHWFVFVVDIKDRMYVILDSVFKKDDEYQVFVRGRLHIMACQFLMYRLVIYFCLQRNSFEIHWDKYVGLDMGFENYEFVYPAVPEQPPENTTDSGIYCMMFLEHWMSTRTSLTTIFSHTDIPHIRIKIANDLVFQPKNLGMKHRVVYFNVKGD, from the exons ATGAATTCTTCTGGATCAAGTAGGAGACAGAATCTTGGCAATTCGG ATGCCCAGGATGATGTCCCTTGTTCTCAATATGAAGCTGAGAAAGCTACAAATCTATCTAGCCATATTCCCTGTGCAAATCTTGCTCAg TTTTGTTCTTCACCTTCTGGAGCTTCTGATGCTGCTAATAACGCTTGCAAACCCTCTGCCCCCTTGCCTATCCCCAAATTGCACTGTTCTCCTGCCAATTCTACACCTTCAAAT GTTGATAACGATGTCATTGCTAGGGTGATGCAAAATTTGACAAAGAACA CACACTTTTGTcataatgaaataaaaaaatcagaTGCTGGTCCATCTAAAATCAAACTTGATAAGGCAAAGAATTCATCACCAGTTGTTCATGCAAAAGAGCCTGCTGTTTCTGCACCTAAGAAATTGAAGCATTCTGCTATTTTTAATGCTAATCATCACACTCAGAGCGACGTGATTATGCTTGACAAGGAGAACTATTATGCTCCTGATTCAATTTCTCCATCTCCTAAGCCAGGCATGACCAGATTTTTTTCTAAGCAG GCTGCTTCTGATAAAGATAATGAATCACCTCCATTATCTCAAAGG gATTCTCCTGAAGTTAAGATTGTTGGTGAAAGATCTCTAGATGATAGTGTTCGAGCTATGAGTAAAAAATCTGATATCATGTACAACTCAAAACTTCAGAAATCTGCTTTCAAGGGTTCTGCCCCTCAGGCTTTGTGCCCAGCCCCCAATGCCCGCTCTGATGTAAATGATTCACAATCATTTTCTTTTAGAGCTAGGGATTCTACAACTGGTGGTAAACTTCCTGTCCATGGCCCTAGACGTGTTGTTAAACCTGGACCTTTGTTCAAAGGTGGCTGTGTTACTGGTTCCAATTCCAATAAGTTTCATGTTTCTAAATCTGAGATTGATAATTACAATAGTATTGTCAAGTTGGCTTTATCTGAATTTCAAGG TGAGGATGCAGTCAATCTTTCAGGAGTCCGTTGCACCTTTTGGGCATTAGGAGACTCTCTTAAACCGGGTGGAGTTGTGAAGTCTTTTGTGGTTTCTGTTTTTGCCTACAGTCTGTTCTCAAAACCCAGTGGTCATCCTGTAAATTCAAGACGACATTATTTTTTCTCAAATATTTCT GATCAATTGCTCAAGGATGTAGATGAAGCTGATCAAGATGTGTTGGCTCGAGCTTTTAGAAGATCATCAAAGGCTAGTCCTCTAAATCAATCCAATATG TTGTTTTATCCTACTTTCTTCCAGGACCATTGGTTTGTATTTGTTGTAGACATAAAGGATCGTATGTACGTTATCCTTGATTCAGTCTTTAAGAAAGATGATGAGTATCAAGTTTTTGTCCGTGGAAGGCTG CATATTATGGCATGTCAGTTTTTAATGTATAGGCTGGTTATCTATTTTTGTTTGCAGAGAAATTCTTTTGAAATCCACTGGGATAAATATGTGGGTCTGGATATGGGCTTTGAAAATTATGAGTTTGTTTACCCAGCAGTACCTGAACAGCCACCGGAAAATAC CACTGATTCTGGAATTTACTGTATGATGTTTCTTGAACACTGGATGTCAACAAGAACTTCTCTAACAACTATTTTCTCGCACACCGATATACCACATATTCGCATTAAGATTGCAAATGATTTGGTTTTCCAACCGAAGAATTTAGGAATGAAGCATCGAGTTGTCTATTTCAATGTGAAG GGAGACTAA
- the LOC120686402 gene encoding uncharacterized protein LOC120686402 isoform X2 — translation MNSSGSSRRQNLGNSDAQDDVPCSQYEAEKATNLSSHIPCANLAQFCSSPSGASDAANNACKPSAPLPIPKLHCSPANSTPSNVDNDVIARVMQNLTKNTHFCHNEIKKSDAGPSKIKLDKAKNSSPVVHAKEPAVSAPKKLKHSAIFNANHHTQSDVIMLDKENYYAPDSISPSPKPGMTRFFSKQAASDKDNESPPLSQRTPIVMQTIGCTPHSTQRKSSAVSQRLRNSSSRFNSRLTENHSDSPEVKIVGERSLDDSVRAMSKKSDIMYNSKLQKSAFKGSAPQALCPAPNARSDVNDSQSFSFRARDSTTGGKLPVHGPRRVVKPGPLFKGGCVTGSNSNKFHVSKSEIDNYNSIVKLALSEFQGEDAVNLSGVRCTFWALGDSLKPGGVVKSFVVSVFAYSLFSKPSGHPVNSRRHYFFSNISDQLLKDVDEADQDVLARAFRRSSKASPLNQSNMLFYPTFFQDHWFVFVVDIKDRMYVILDSVFKKDDEYQVFVRGRLRNSFEIHWDKYVGLDMGFENYEFVYPAVPEQPPENTTDSGIYCMMFLEHWMSTRTSLTTIFSHTDIPHIRIKIANDLVFQPKNLGMKHRVVYFNVKGD, via the exons ATGAATTCTTCTGGATCAAGTAGGAGACAGAATCTTGGCAATTCGG ATGCCCAGGATGATGTCCCTTGTTCTCAATATGAAGCTGAGAAAGCTACAAATCTATCTAGCCATATTCCCTGTGCAAATCTTGCTCAg TTTTGTTCTTCACCTTCTGGAGCTTCTGATGCTGCTAATAACGCTTGCAAACCCTCTGCCCCCTTGCCTATCCCCAAATTGCACTGTTCTCCTGCCAATTCTACACCTTCAAAT GTTGATAACGATGTCATTGCTAGGGTGATGCAAAATTTGACAAAGAACA CACACTTTTGTcataatgaaataaaaaaatcagaTGCTGGTCCATCTAAAATCAAACTTGATAAGGCAAAGAATTCATCACCAGTTGTTCATGCAAAAGAGCCTGCTGTTTCTGCACCTAAGAAATTGAAGCATTCTGCTATTTTTAATGCTAATCATCACACTCAGAGCGACGTGATTATGCTTGACAAGGAGAACTATTATGCTCCTGATTCAATTTCTCCATCTCCTAAGCCAGGCATGACCAGATTTTTTTCTAAGCAG GCTGCTTCTGATAAAGATAATGAATCACCTCCATTATCTCAAAGG ACTCCAATTGTGATGCAAACTATAGGCTGCACTCCTCACAGTACACAAAGGAAATCTTCTGCCGTGTCTCAGCGTCTTAGGAATTCCAGCTCAAGATTTAATTCTCGATTGACTGAAAATCACAGT gATTCTCCTGAAGTTAAGATTGTTGGTGAAAGATCTCTAGATGATAGTGTTCGAGCTATGAGTAAAAAATCTGATATCATGTACAACTCAAAACTTCAGAAATCTGCTTTCAAGGGTTCTGCCCCTCAGGCTTTGTGCCCAGCCCCCAATGCCCGCTCTGATGTAAATGATTCACAATCATTTTCTTTTAGAGCTAGGGATTCTACAACTGGTGGTAAACTTCCTGTCCATGGCCCTAGACGTGTTGTTAAACCTGGACCTTTGTTCAAAGGTGGCTGTGTTACTGGTTCCAATTCCAATAAGTTTCATGTTTCTAAATCTGAGATTGATAATTACAATAGTATTGTCAAGTTGGCTTTATCTGAATTTCAAGG TGAGGATGCAGTCAATCTTTCAGGAGTCCGTTGCACCTTTTGGGCATTAGGAGACTCTCTTAAACCGGGTGGAGTTGTGAAGTCTTTTGTGGTTTCTGTTTTTGCCTACAGTCTGTTCTCAAAACCCAGTGGTCATCCTGTAAATTCAAGACGACATTATTTTTTCTCAAATATTTCT GATCAATTGCTCAAGGATGTAGATGAAGCTGATCAAGATGTGTTGGCTCGAGCTTTTAGAAGATCATCAAAGGCTAGTCCTCTAAATCAATCCAATATG TTGTTTTATCCTACTTTCTTCCAGGACCATTGGTTTGTATTTGTTGTAGACATAAAGGATCGTATGTACGTTATCCTTGATTCAGTCTTTAAGAAAGATGATGAGTATCAAGTTTTTGTCCGTGGAAGGCTG AGAAATTCTTTTGAAATCCACTGGGATAAATATGTGGGTCTGGATATGGGCTTTGAAAATTATGAGTTTGTTTACCCAGCAGTACCTGAACAGCCACCGGAAAATAC CACTGATTCTGGAATTTACTGTATGATGTTTCTTGAACACTGGATGTCAACAAGAACTTCTCTAACAACTATTTTCTCGCACACCGATATACCACATATTCGCATTAAGATTGCAAATGATTTGGTTTTCCAACCGAAGAATTTAGGAATGAAGCATCGAGTTGTCTATTTCAATGTGAAG GGAGACTAA
- the LOC120685017 gene encoding aspartyl protease family protein 2-like — translation MEMKLMAALAIFTALLFTHHLPLAIADHTRAFSNSSAAAFSLPLFAKQGPGHTVRRGTDGFLYLEHSLNITSIGPEANVPHATEVHFGTDDGRRKLLLEVDGTAPITWIQCRPCHPVATQTGPLFDGELSPTFQHVDFRVCTPPFVPDPIIHRCRFELSSPRVSLVKGLVSVDEYTREDGHVLTRYFFGCAHETWHFDNINTYAGILAYREFAAQAAAHGLARASYCLFREPNRQGFLRFGADADIPRHPHYQTTRILPPPNDDGAHESAYHVSLVGVSLGGRRLAGVRPEMFAHRKDGRGQGGCIIDIGTPLTIMAREAYRAVEEAVWSGLERHGAARVERAGYGLCVRATEAIKGHLQSLSLHFAGEEEEATLVVSPKHLFLMVDDKRAGQVACLAMVPGRRTIIGALQQVDTRFVYDLKENKVSFAPESCIQDTIPVI, via the coding sequence ATGGAGATGAAGCTCATGGCTGCTCTTGCTATCTTCACTGCACTATTATTCACGCACCACCTCCCTCTCGCCATTGCTGACCACACAAGAGCCTTCTCCAACAGCTCGGCCGCCGCTTTTAGCCTCCCGCTTTTCGCTAAGCAGGGCCCTGGCCACACCGTTCGTCGCGGCACCGACGGCTTTCTCTACTTGGAGCACAGCCTCAACATCACCAGCATTGGCCCGGAGGCCAACGTTCCACACGCGACGGAAGTCCATTTCGGCACCGATGATGGGAGACGGAAGCTCCTCCTCGAGGTTGACGGCACGGCCCCGATCACATGGATCCAGTGCCGGCCGTGCCATCCGGTGGCCACCCAAACCGGCCCCCTGTTCGACGGGGAGCTCTCGCCGACCTTCCAGCATGTCGACTTCCGAGTCTGTACGCCGCCGTTCGTCCCCGATCCCATCATTCATCGGTGTCGCTTCGAGCTATCTAGCCCGAGGGTCTCATTGGTCAAAGGCCTCGTCTCCGTCGACGAGTACACCAGGGAAGACGGCCATGTCTTAACGAGGTACTTCTTCGGGTGCGCCCACGAGACCTGGCACTTCGACAACATCAACACGTACGCCGGCATCCTCGCCTACAGGGAGttcgcggcgcaggcggcggcgcacgggctgGCGCGCGCCTCCTACTGCCTCTTCCGGGAGCCGAACCGCCAGGGCTTCCTCCGGTTCGGAGCCGACGCCGACATCCCGCGCCACCCGCACTACCAGACCACCAGGATCCTGCCACCACCGAATGACGACGGCGCGCACGAGTCGGCGTACCACGTGAGCCTCGTCGGCGTGAGCCTCGGCGGGCGCAGGCTCGCCGGGGTGCGCCCGGAGATGTTCGCCCACCGGAAGGACGGCCGTGGGCAAGGTGGGTGCATCATCGACATCGGCACGCCGCTGACGATCATGGCCCGGGAGGCGTACCGCGCCGTCGAGGAGGCTGTGTGGTCGGGCCTCGAGCGCCATGGCGCGGCGAGGGTCGAGCGGGCCGGTTACGGCCTCTGCGTCCGGGCGACGGAGGCGATCAAGGGGCACCTCCAGTCCCTGTCGCTTCACTTCgccggggaggaagaggaagcgaCGCTCGTAGTCTCGCCGAAGCACCTGTTCTTGATGGTGGATGACAAACGAGCAGGGCAGGTTGCGTGCCTCGCCATGGTGCCGGGACGCCGGACCATCATCGGCGCGTTGCAGCAGGTGGATACGCGGTTCGTGTATGACCTGAAGGAGAACAAGGTTTCCTTTGCACCGGAGTCGTGCATCCAGGACACTATTCCGGTCATTTGA